A genomic window from Anthonomus grandis grandis chromosome 2, icAntGran1.3, whole genome shotgun sequence includes:
- the LOC126750682 gene encoding uncharacterized protein LOC126750682 — protein sequence MKLVGAVLSLFILAVLFKPTLSDLKAWVYSNDILNHNNWINKADCLGLEFPEEGTWSYETKMEIRLKSITLPINGEISLDTDISIDFDEASKEEINCVTLKSINHASWLNMNGWNSTDEPDNPAVPYVYRIPTRFDEVVIPDGSLTNIDLDGAIFKSLMYGSKKISTENAYSLNANIGDYKITNVECTDPTGCGQRLSTTQVWKLCESVSDVTDPLNCDMPLKLLEFCFIPKCGGIIRVQKYQPGFSLERIRQKLKEYQSYSYAYKSLSYRFLEESSEIHIFFTEKQFTGNSLLDATEFYHLIKSDASYYCSEITLELSGPPRQENAILIKNMFSTIFGSLLLVCLIFGLLFFMYSPVAERVNIRNRILGSRPLSTFRMRYNNIDEIASVVDEQSMAGSTVNLRTAFENPMYDHLSSSRSTSQETITSVIDTRQEDLEIETNKEADAELQKSDVTTGKPLVEDIPDDKEDLLLNEL from the exons ATGAAGTTAGTAGGAGCTGTactaagtttgtttattttggcAG TTTTATTCAAGCCAACCCTATCGGACCTCAAAGCATGGGTTTATTCAAAcgatattttaaatcataacAACTGGATTAACAAAGCAGATTGCCTGGGTCTGGAATTCCCCGAAGAAGGGACCTGGAGCTACGAAACAAAAATGGAAATTCGACTGAAAAGTATCACGTTACCTATAAATGGAGAAATATCTTTGGATACCGACATTTCTATAGACTTTGATGAAGCAAGCAAAGAAGAAATTAATTGTGTCACACTAAAGTCCATTAACCATGCATCTTGGTTGAATATGAATGGTTGGAACAGCACTGATGAACCAGACAATCCGGCTGTTCCATATGTCTATAGAATACCCACTAG ATTCGATGAGGTAGTCATTCCAGATGGATCTTTAACTAATATTGACTTGGATGGAGCAATATTTAAAAGTCTCATGTATGGCTCCAAAAAAATCTCAACAGAAAATGCTTATTCATTAAATG cTAATATTGGAGATTATAAAATCACAAATGTAGAATGTACAGATCCCACTGGTTGTGGTCAAAGATTAAGCACCACACAAGTATGGAAATTATGCGAATCCGTTAGTGACGTAACTGATCCATTAAACTGCGATATGCCACTGAAACTAttggaattttgttttatacCTAAATGCG GTGGTATCATAAGGGTTCAAAAATACCAACCAGGATTCTCTTTGGAAAGAATTAGACagaaacttaaagaataccAAAGCTACAGCTACGCTTACAAGTCCTTGAGTTATAGGTTCTTAGAGGAATCAAGCGaaattcacatattttttacagAGAAACAATTTACAGGAAATAGCTTGTTGGATGCAACGGAGTTTTACCACTTAATCAAGTCAG ATGCCTCTTATTATTGTTCCGAGATAACCCTTGAACTATCAGGACCACCGCGGCAAGAGAACGCAATTCTcatcaaaaatatgttttctacCATTTTCGGAAGCCTATTGTTAGTCTGTTTGATATTTGGATTGCTGTTCTTTATGTATTCGCCAGTAGCTGAAAGAGTAAATATTAGAAACCG gATTTTAGGTAGTAGGCCACTATCTACCTTCAGAATGCGATATAATAACATAGATGAAATAGCATCTGTGGTAGACGAACAATCGATGGCAGGTTCAACTGTAAATCTGAGAACTGCCTTTGAAAATCCTATGTACGATCATCTGTCCAGCTCTAGGAGTACTAGTCAAGAAACTATTACATCTGTAATAGAT acACGTCAAGAGGACTTAGAAATTGAAACTAATAAAGAAGCGGATGCAGAACTACAAAAGTCAGATGTTACAACTGGAAAACCTTTGGTTGAAGATATACCTGATGATAAGGAAGATCTTTTGTTAAATGAATTGTAG